From Chryseobacterium wanjuense, one genomic window encodes:
- a CDS encoding YcxB family protein — protein MTEEILTYNTPNSEQILRQINQYEFKRIWENNLKKNNKNLFWTVFFLLLAGFMLFYKEHLGYFFAGLGLMYISIFINYRSIYRKQKEKLNTLLDKEIKDLTTNSKDVIWEFTPTYFRFKNYKSDFKFNWETISYCLLDDQYLYITVSPYMNFILDKANIDEENFNKTIDYLKNKSHFKAV, from the coding sequence ATGACTGAAGAAATTCTGACCTACAATACTCCAAATTCAGAACAAATTTTAAGGCAAATCAATCAATACGAATTCAAAAGAATTTGGGAAAATAATTTGAAAAAAAACAATAAAAATCTTTTTTGGACTGTTTTCTTTCTTCTGTTAGCGGGTTTCATGTTGTTTTATAAAGAACATCTAGGTTATTTTTTTGCAGGATTGGGCTTAATGTATATTTCAATATTTATCAATTATCGCTCAATATATAGAAAGCAGAAAGAGAAATTAAACACTTTACTTGATAAGGAAATTAAAGATCTTACAACAAATTCAAAAGATGTGATTTGGGAATTTACCCCTACCTATTTCAGGTTCAAAAACTATAAATCAGATTTTAAATTTAACTGGGAGACTATTAGCTATTGTCTTCTAGACGATCAATATTTATATATCACAGTCTCTCCATATATGAATTTCATTTTAGACAAAGCCAATATCGACGAAGAAAATTTCAACAAAACCATAGATTACCTTAAGAATAAATCACATTTTAAAGCAGTTTAA
- the aspS gene encoding aspartate--tRNA ligase, with translation MFRSHTNGELSLKNLNEEVTLSGWVQTIRDKGFMIWIDLRDRYGITQLYFSQEISSNELFEEVKKLNREFVIQVTGKVIERKDKNKNIPTGEIEILVEKLTVLNESQLPPFKIEDETDGGEELRMKYRYLDIRRAPVRDKLIFRHKMAQKVRNYLSDEGFIEIETPVLIKSTPEGARDFVVPSRMNPGQFYALPQSPQTFKQLLMVGGMDKYFQIVKCFRDEDLRADRQPEFTQIDCEMAFVEQEDVMNVFEGMTKTLLQDITGQKFDKYFPRMTFADAMQKYGNDKPDIRFGMEFVELNELVKGKDFKIFDDAELVVGINVEGCADYTRKQIDELVDWVKRPQIGASGMVWVKFQNDGVKTSSVNKFYNEEDLAKIIEKFGAKEGDLMLILSGNENKVRTQLSALRMELGNRLGLRKGDVFAPLWVVDFPLLEFDEESGRYHAMHHPFTSPKPEDIHLLETDPGKARANAYDMVLNGNEIGGGSIRIFDKDLQSKMFDLLGFSKEEAEAQFGFLMNAFKYGAPPHGGLAFGFDRLVAILDGNEVIRDYIAFPKNNSGRDVMIDAPAAIAEAQLDELQLQLNLKA, from the coding sequence ATGTTTCGATCGCACACAAACGGAGAATTATCTCTTAAAAATCTTAATGAAGAAGTTACACTTTCAGGATGGGTACAAACCATTCGTGATAAAGGATTTATGATTTGGATAGATCTTCGAGATCGTTACGGAATTACTCAGTTGTATTTTAGTCAAGAAATTTCTTCTAATGAATTATTTGAAGAAGTAAAAAAATTAAATCGTGAATTTGTTATCCAGGTTACAGGAAAAGTAATTGAAAGAAAGGATAAAAATAAAAATATCCCAACAGGAGAAATTGAAATTTTAGTTGAAAAATTAACAGTACTTAATGAATCTCAACTTCCGCCATTTAAGATTGAAGATGAAACGGACGGCGGTGAAGAACTGAGAATGAAATACCGTTATCTGGATATCAGAAGAGCTCCGGTAAGAGATAAATTGATCTTCCGTCACAAAATGGCGCAAAAAGTGAGAAATTATCTTTCAGACGAAGGATTTATTGAGATTGAAACGCCTGTTTTAATTAAATCAACTCCGGAAGGAGCGAGAGACTTCGTTGTACCGAGCAGAATGAATCCGGGACAGTTTTACGCTTTGCCACAATCTCCGCAGACTTTCAAACAATTGTTGATGGTAGGCGGAATGGATAAGTATTTCCAGATCGTAAAATGTTTCCGTGATGAAGATTTAAGAGCCGACAGACAGCCGGAATTTACACAGATTGACTGTGAAATGGCTTTTGTAGAACAGGAAGACGTCATGAATGTTTTTGAAGGAATGACGAAAACATTATTACAAGATATTACCGGTCAAAAATTTGACAAATACTTCCCAAGAATGACTTTCGCTGATGCGATGCAGAAATACGGAAACGACAAACCGGATATCCGTTTCGGAATGGAATTTGTCGAGCTGAACGAATTGGTAAAAGGAAAAGATTTCAAAATATTTGATGATGCGGAATTGGTTGTCGGAATCAATGTTGAAGGATGTGCAGATTATACAAGAAAACAAATCGACGAGCTTGTTGACTGGGTAAAAAGACCTCAGATTGGAGCTTCGGGAATGGTTTGGGTTAAATTCCAGAATGACGGCGTAAAAACTTCTTCTGTGAATAAATTCTACAACGAGGAAGATTTAGCGAAAATTATTGAAAAATTCGGAGCTAAGGAAGGCGATTTAATGTTAATTCTTTCAGGAAACGAAAACAAAGTAAGAACTCAGCTTTCTGCGTTGAGAATGGAGCTTGGAAACCGTCTGGGATTAAGAAAAGGCGACGTATTTGCACCACTTTGGGTTGTTGATTTCCCGTTATTGGAATTTGACGAAGAAAGCGGACGTTACCATGCAATGCACCACCCTTTCACGTCTCCAAAACCGGAAGATATTCACTTATTGGAAACTGATCCGGGAAAAGCAAGAGCCAATGCTTACGATATGGTTCTTAACGGAAACGAAATCGGTGGAGGTTCTATCAGAATTTTTGATAAAGATTTACAATCAAAAATGTTTGATTTGTTAGGATTCTCGAAAGAAGAAGCAGAAGCTCAGTTCGGATTTCTGATGAATGCCTTCAAATATGGAGCTCCGCCTCACGGTGGTTTGGCTTTCGGATTTGACCGTTTGGTAGCTATTCTCGACGGAAACGAAGTGATAAGAGATTATATCGCGTTCCCTAAGAATAACTCAGGACGTGATGTGATGATTGATGCGCCTGCTGCGATTGCCGAGGCACAGCTCGATGAATTGCAATTGCAATTGAATTTAAAAGCATAA
- a CDS encoding DNA polymerase ligase N-terminal domain-containing protein has translation MALKDYNEKRKFDETSEPQGKTKKSKDKLIFVIQRHAASRLHYDFRLEMEGVLKSWAVPKGPSLDPKDKRLAMMVEDHPYDYKDFEGNIPEGNYGAGQVEIWDSGTYEPLDENSKLSDEKELLKELKAGSLKFILHGKKLKGEFALVKMKNAENNSWLLIKHKDDFAEENYDAEENTAKNSQVTKFLEEKKSLKSSKKKS, from the coding sequence ATGGCTCTTAAAGATTATAACGAAAAAAGGAAATTCGACGAAACCAGCGAACCGCAAGGAAAGACAAAAAAAAGCAAAGACAAACTTATTTTTGTGATTCAAAGGCATGCTGCATCGCGGCTTCACTATGATTTCAGGTTGGAAATGGAAGGCGTTCTGAAAAGCTGGGCCGTTCCGAAAGGTCCGTCATTGGATCCGAAAGACAAACGTCTGGCGATGATGGTGGAAGATCATCCTTACGATTACAAAGATTTTGAAGGAAATATTCCCGAAGGAAATTATGGAGCCGGACAGGTGGAAATCTGGGACAGCGGAACCTACGAACCATTGGACGAAAATTCTAAACTTTCTGACGAAAAAGAATTGTTGAAAGAATTAAAAGCCGGTTCGTTAAAATTCATTTTACACGGAAAAAAATTAAAAGGTGAATTTGCCTTGGTTAAAATGAAAAATGCCGAAAATAATTCTTGGCTGCTCATTAAACATAAAGATGATTTTGCAGAAGAAAATTATGATGCAGAAGAAAATACCGCCAAAAATTCTCAGGTCACCAAATTTTTAGAGGAAAAAAAAAGCCTAAAAAGCAGCAAAAAGAAGTCATAA
- a CDS encoding SDR family NAD(P)-dependent oxidoreductase — MNQNTNKTVLILGANSDVAKQCIKQYIEKDFSVIAASRNTQSLEDFIGQNNLHSKVTVLHFDSVDFDSHQKFYNELPVKPHLVVYAAGFLVDNEKALRDFKGTQQMMLVNYMGAVSILNIIATDESNKNLERIIGLSSLSGVRGRKSNFVYGSTKAAFTTYLAGLRQELASRDIKVNALVIGYIRTKINEGLQLNESLIMEPDYVAKFIVNAGNSFTIVPNFKWKMIYLILKILPESLVAKLP, encoded by the coding sequence ATGAATCAAAACACAAACAAAACCGTTCTCATTCTGGGTGCCAATTCCGATGTTGCCAAACAATGTATCAAACAATATATTGAAAAGGATTTTTCTGTAATTGCGGCTTCAAGAAATACACAATCTCTGGAAGATTTTATCGGCCAAAATAATCTTCATTCAAAAGTTACGGTTTTACATTTTGATTCTGTTGATTTCGATTCACACCAAAAATTTTACAACGAACTTCCTGTGAAACCTCATCTTGTAGTATATGCTGCAGGATTTTTAGTTGATAACGAAAAAGCATTGAGAGATTTTAAAGGTACTCAACAAATGATGCTGGTGAATTATATGGGGGCGGTTTCCATCTTAAATATTATTGCGACAGATGAAAGTAATAAAAACTTAGAAAGGATCATTGGGTTATCCTCACTTTCAGGCGTTCGAGGTCGAAAAAGTAACTTTGTTTACGGAAGCACAAAAGCGGCTTTTACTACTTATCTAGCAGGTTTGAGACAAGAACTGGCTTCAAGAGATATTAAGGTTAATGCTTTAGTTATTGGTTATATCAGAACAAAAATCAATGAAGGTTTACAGTTGAATGAGTCTTTAATAATGGAGCCGGATTATGTTGCAAAATTCATTGTCAATGCCGGGAATTCTTTTACCATTGTTCCGAATTTTAAGTGGAAAATGATTTATTTGATTTTGAAAATTTTGCCGGAGAGTTTGGTCGCGAAACTTCCTTAA
- the ku gene encoding non-homologous end joining protein Ku, with translation MKAIWNGAIGFGLVNIPVKIYSATETSKLDLDMLDKSDFSNIKFKRVNEKTGKEVKWENIVKGYLMDDKYIILEEEDYEAASPEKSKILSIDQFVKEVEVDSVYFENPYYLEPQKNGENAYRLLLKALSETEMVGVGTFVLRESEAIGMIRPYNDDVLILNRLRFAQEIRDYKDLKIPAKKAPKPAELKMAISLIEQLSQEFDPEMYKDTYTESLLKIIKQKAKGKGVKAKKAEPAKEGKVIDLMAQLKASLQTPKSKNAS, from the coding sequence ATGAAAGCAATTTGGAACGGCGCCATTGGCTTTGGTTTAGTCAATATCCCTGTAAAGATTTATTCCGCCACAGAAACCAGCAAGTTGGATTTGGATATGCTTGATAAATCCGATTTTTCTAATATTAAATTCAAAAGAGTCAACGAAAAAACAGGGAAAGAAGTAAAATGGGAAAACATTGTAAAAGGTTATCTCATGGACGATAAATACATCATTCTTGAAGAAGAAGATTATGAGGCGGCAAGCCCCGAAAAATCAAAAATACTTTCTATCGATCAGTTTGTAAAAGAAGTGGAAGTAGATTCCGTTTATTTTGAAAATCCTTATTATCTGGAACCTCAGAAAAATGGCGAAAATGCCTACAGACTGTTGTTAAAAGCCTTATCTGAAACAGAAATGGTAGGAGTCGGAACATTCGTTCTTCGTGAAAGTGAAGCGATCGGAATGATCCGTCCGTACAATGATGATGTTTTGATTTTAAACAGATTAAGATTTGCCCAGGAAATCAGAGATTATAAAGACCTGAAAATTCCGGCCAAAAAAGCTCCGAAACCTGCCGAACTCAAAATGGCAATAAGCCTTATAGAACAGCTTTCCCAAGAATTCGATCCCGAAATGTATAAAGATACTTACACCGAATCTTTACTAAAAATAATCAAACAAAAAGCTAAAGGTAAAGGTGTAAAAGCTAAAAAAGCCGAACCTGCAAAAGAAGGTAAAGTGATTGACCTGATGGCACAATTGAAAGCCAGTTTACAAACTCCCAAATCTAAAAATGCATCGTAA
- a CDS encoding MATE family efflux transporter: MTKYIDFIKKALSGDDVDYTKTSIRTAVLLLAIPMMLEMAMESVFALVDLYFVGHLKESGYAIQTVGLTESVLSVMYSIAIGMSMAATALVARRIGEKNPEQASRSAAQVLLVSFAVTFILSLFGVIYAEEILILMGSKPEAAFYGKDFTRIMMGSSVIIMLLFLINGIFRGAGNAAIAMKSLWIANIANIILCPVLIKGFGPIPAMGLTGAALATTIGRSIGVIYQLYHLLIADTQIRIQTKYFKPDFDLIKSVIKIATPGIFQFVIASCSWIFLAQLVATTGGENASAGYQTALRLMMFFMLPAWGLSNAASTLVGQNMGANEMLRAEQSVMKTVKYNVIFMLTVSLIFFLLGDFLVGFFTQEIEIKNFAKNALHIMSVGFIFYGIGMVMINAFNGAGDTWTPTWVNVFGFWLFQIPLAYFLSKHFGMGPKGVFISIPAAETLITIVAFILFKRGKWKTVKV, encoded by the coding sequence ATGACGAAGTATATAGACTTTATCAAGAAGGCGTTAAGCGGTGACGATGTAGATTACACAAAGACGAGTATAAGAACGGCAGTGCTTCTGCTGGCGATTCCCATGATGCTGGAAATGGCGATGGAATCTGTTTTTGCGTTGGTCGACTTATATTTTGTAGGGCACCTGAAAGAAAGCGGCTATGCGATCCAGACGGTAGGTCTTACGGAATCTGTGCTTTCTGTCATGTATTCCATCGCGATCGGGATGAGTATGGCTGCAACGGCTTTGGTAGCAAGAAGAATCGGGGAGAAAAATCCTGAACAGGCTTCCAGAAGTGCGGCGCAGGTTTTATTGGTTTCGTTTGCGGTAACTTTTATTTTAAGTTTATTCGGAGTGATCTATGCTGAAGAAATTTTAATTCTGATGGGCTCAAAACCGGAAGCCGCCTTTTACGGGAAGGATTTTACGAGAATTATGATGGGAAGCAGCGTTATTATCATGCTTTTATTCTTAATTAACGGAATTTTCAGAGGGGCAGGAAATGCCGCCATTGCTATGAAATCTCTTTGGATCGCGAACATTGCCAATATTATTCTGTGTCCGGTTTTAATCAAAGGTTTTGGACCAATTCCGGCAATGGGTTTAACGGGAGCCGCTTTGGCAACCACGATCGGAAGAAGTATTGGCGTTATATATCAATTGTACCATCTTTTAATTGCAGATACGCAAATTAGAATTCAAACAAAATATTTTAAACCTGATTTTGATTTAATAAAATCTGTCATAAAAATCGCAACCCCAGGGATTTTTCAGTTCGTGATCGCTTCCTGCAGCTGGATTTTCCTGGCACAACTGGTTGCCACAACTGGCGGTGAAAATGCTTCGGCGGGATACCAAACGGCTTTACGACTTATGATGTTTTTCATGCTTCCGGCTTGGGGACTGAGCAATGCTGCATCCACTCTGGTCGGACAAAACATGGGAGCCAACGAAATGCTGAGAGCCGAACAATCTGTCATGAAAACGGTGAAATACAATGTGATTTTCATGCTGACGGTAAGCTTAATATTTTTCTTGCTAGGTGACTTCTTGGTAGGATTTTTTACACAGGAGATTGAAATTAAAAATTTTGCTAAAAATGCCTTACACATTATGAGTGTCGGATTTATTTTCTACGGAATCGGGATGGTAATGATCAACGCTTTCAACGGGGCAGGCGATACATGGACGCCGACCTGGGTGAATGTTTTTGGGTTTTGGCTGTTTCAGATTCCTTTGGCATATTTTCTTTCCAAACATTTCGGGATGGGGCCAAAAGGCGTTTTTATCTCCATTCCTGCTGCGGAAACTCTGATCACAATTGTCGCTTTTATTTTGTTTAAAAGAGGAAAATGGAAGACGGTGAAAGTGTAG
- the ligD gene encoding DNA ligase D — protein sequence MLAKSYEKAFDDEDWVFEIKWDGYRAIADLSKDQPLFYSRNGISFLSKFDKVSQDFKNQKHKMILDGEIVAYDENGRPNFQLLQQIGDNPNLALVYHVFDILWLNGHPTEELPLIQRKELLKEALVETDVIKYCDHIPEKGIDFFEQMKKMQLEGMIAKKADSLYIENHRTSDWLKIKFTNTEEVIICGFTEPRGSREGFGALILGKYIDEKLIYAGHTGTGFNKTSLNEMYERLKKLAVKTSPFENKPKTNMPVTWTKPELVCEIKYSEITKDGIFRHPVFVAIREDKNPEEIADSSEKSKINEKPKEMKAKTPPKSTKSSEKEKEITLNKHTVKLTNQDKIYFPKDSITKGNVVDYYQSVADYILPHLKNRPLSLNRFPNGIEEQSFYQKDASDNIPDWIKTTQVYSESNDKYIDYIYCNDKATLAYLNNLGCIDLNPWNSSLPDLEHPDFLVLDLDPSKKNTYDDVIETALQVNEVLKSIKIQGYCKTSGSTGIHIYIPMGGKYDFNQVKDFAHILMKQVNEKLPQITTLERSLQKRDDKKIYLDYLQNRTGQTLASAYSLRPKEGASVSMPLEWEELKPGLKPTDFNIHNALDRIKEKGDLFKPVLGKGIDMMKALELLQGGE from the coding sequence ATGCTCGCCAAATCTTACGAAAAAGCTTTTGATGATGAAGACTGGGTTTTCGAAATAAAATGGGATGGTTATCGCGCTATTGCCGATCTTAGCAAAGATCAGCCCCTCTTCTACTCCCGAAACGGAATTTCTTTTTTATCAAAATTTGATAAAGTATCGCAGGATTTCAAAAATCAAAAACACAAAATGATTCTGGATGGTGAAATTGTGGCGTATGACGAAAACGGAAGGCCTAATTTCCAGTTATTACAACAGATTGGAGATAACCCTAATTTAGCCTTAGTGTATCACGTTTTTGACATTCTCTGGCTCAATGGTCATCCTACTGAAGAACTTCCTTTAATTCAACGAAAAGAACTTTTAAAAGAAGCTTTAGTTGAAACTGATGTGATCAAATACTGTGATCATATTCCCGAAAAAGGCATCGATTTTTTTGAACAGATGAAAAAAATGCAACTCGAAGGAATGATCGCCAAAAAAGCAGACAGCCTGTATATTGAAAATCACAGAACTTCCGACTGGCTGAAAATAAAATTTACCAATACCGAAGAAGTCATCATCTGTGGTTTTACAGAACCTCGAGGTTCCAGAGAAGGTTTCGGGGCGTTGATTTTAGGAAAATATATTGATGAAAAGCTGATTTATGCAGGACATACAGGAACCGGTTTTAATAAAACATCCTTAAATGAAATGTATGAAAGGCTTAAGAAATTAGCGGTAAAAACTTCCCCGTTTGAAAATAAGCCGAAAACCAATATGCCCGTAACATGGACGAAGCCTGAGCTGGTGTGCGAAATAAAATATTCTGAAATTACCAAAGACGGAATTTTCCGGCACCCGGTTTTTGTAGCCATCCGTGAAGATAAAAATCCTGAAGAAATTGCAGATTCGAGTGAAAAGAGTAAAATTAATGAAAAACCTAAAGAAATGAAAGCTAAAACTCCCCCAAAAAGTACAAAATCTTCCGAAAAAGAAAAGGAAATCACCTTAAATAAACATACAGTAAAACTGACCAATCAGGACAAAATCTACTTCCCGAAAGATAGTATAACAAAAGGTAATGTGGTCGATTATTACCAATCCGTCGCAGATTACATTCTGCCGCATTTGAAAAACCGTCCGCTTTCGTTAAACCGTTTTCCGAATGGAATTGAAGAGCAAAGCTTTTATCAGAAAGATGCAAGCGATAATATTCCCGACTGGATAAAAACGACGCAGGTTTATTCGGAATCGAACGATAAATACATCGATTATATTTACTGTAACGACAAGGCGACTTTGGCTTATCTCAACAATCTGGGCTGTATCGATTTAAATCCGTGGAACTCATCGCTTCCTGACCTGGAACATCCTGATTTTTTGGTTCTGGATCTTGACCCTTCCAAGAAAAACACTTATGATGATGTCATTGAAACGGCTTTGCAGGTGAATGAAGTTTTAAAATCCATTAAAATTCAAGGCTATTGCAAAACTTCCGGTAGCACGGGAATCCACATTTACATTCCGATGGGTGGAAAATATGATTTTAACCAGGTGAAAGATTTTGCTCATATTCTGATGAAGCAGGTTAATGAAAAGTTACCGCAAATCACCACTTTAGAAAGAAGCTTGCAGAAAAGAGATGATAAAAAAATCTATCTCGATTATCTTCAAAACAGAACCGGACAGACGTTGGCCAGCGCTTACAGTTTACGACCAAAAGAGGGAGCTTCTGTTTCCATGCCGTTGGAATGGGAAGAATTAAAACCCGGTTTAAAACCTACGGATTTTAATATTCATAATGCGTTGGATAGAATTAAGGAAAAGGGGGATTTGTTTAAGCCTGTTTTGGGAAAGGGAATTGATATGATGAAGGCGTTGGAATTGTTGCAGGGAGGTGAATAA